In Deinococcus maricopensis DSM 21211, one genomic interval encodes:
- a CDS encoding roadblock/LC7 domain-containing protein produces the protein MIEPSLALYGEAFERVEQHLDELLTATGVRYCLLVDRKGFVISHKEALWAPRPPALDSVATLIASNAAATGALASMLGERAFNEQIHQGENVTLYVEAAGDNALLGLIFDNSVPLGRVKVYTKKSLAQITDLLKVVQDAPAVKFDDEFASSAGALLDDLLG, from the coding sequence ATGATTGAACCGTCACTCGCACTGTACGGCGAGGCATTCGAACGCGTGGAGCAGCACCTCGATGAGCTGCTGACGGCCACGGGCGTCCGGTACTGCCTGCTGGTTGACCGCAAGGGTTTCGTAATCTCGCACAAGGAGGCGCTGTGGGCGCCTCGTCCCCCCGCCCTTGACTCGGTCGCGACCCTGATTGCCAGCAACGCTGCGGCGACGGGCGCGCTGGCGAGCATGCTCGGCGAGCGCGCGTTCAACGAGCAGATCCACCAGGGTGAGAACGTCACCCTGTACGTGGAAGCGGCCGGCGACAACGCCCTGCTTGGCCTGATCTTCGACAACAGCGTTCCCCTCGGGCGCGTGAAGGTCTACACCAAGAAGAGCCTCGCGCAGATCACCGACCTGCTGAAAGTCGTTCAGGACGCCCCCGCCGTCAAGTTCGACGACGAGTTCGCCAGCAGTGCTGGTGCGCTGCTCGACGACCTGCTGGGCTAA
- a CDS encoding AzlC family ABC transporter permease — protein MSMGDLKSGAAFRAGFVAMLPLWLGVAPFAAAYAVTARAGGLSVLETMLMSLTVFAGSAQVSAAGLFGQGAGAVGVLGTTLLLNVRHVLYGLSLGRELPMTGWRRVVAAQFLTDEAYGIVLASGVRRFAFLLGAELSLYVVWNVCTLLGALAGAWVPDPERLGVGFVFPLAFLGLLLPLLRSRMTVLVAVVAGGAALALSRVLPGGLTTLLASVGAALLGALLVTRGRA, from the coding sequence ATGAGTATGGGTGACTTGAAGTCCGGGGCGGCGTTTCGGGCGGGGTTCGTGGCGATGCTGCCGCTGTGGCTGGGGGTGGCGCCGTTCGCGGCGGCGTACGCGGTGACGGCGCGCGCGGGCGGCCTGAGTGTGCTGGAGACGATGCTGATGAGCCTGACGGTGTTCGCTGGGAGCGCGCAGGTGAGCGCGGCGGGGCTGTTCGGGCAGGGGGCGGGTGCGGTGGGGGTGCTGGGCACGACGTTGCTGCTGAACGTGCGGCACGTGCTGTATGGCCTGAGTCTCGGGCGGGAGCTGCCGATGACGGGGTGGCGGCGGGTGGTCGCGGCGCAGTTCCTGACGGACGAGGCGTACGGGATCGTGCTAGCGAGCGGCGTACGGCGCTTCGCGTTCCTGCTGGGCGCGGAGCTCAGCCTGTACGTCGTGTGGAATGTCTGCACGCTGCTGGGGGCGCTGGCGGGCGCGTGGGTGCCGGACCCGGAACGGCTGGGGGTGGGGTTCGTGTTTCCGCTGGCGTTCCTGGGGCTGCTGCTGCCGCTGCTGCGTTCGCGCATGACGGTGCTGGTCGCGGTCGTGGCGGGTGGGGCGGCGCTGGCGTTGTCACGGGTACTGCCGGGCGGCCTGACGACGCTGCTCGCGTCGGTGGGGGCGGCGCTGTTGGGGGCGCTGCTGGTGACGCGGGGGCGCGCGTGA
- a CDS encoding DUF1540 domain-containing protein, translating to MTNDTTSIVGTCTAEHCRYNEAQRCTAGQIEVSMDGAHAACATFTPRTDATDQPQPGTNA from the coding sequence ATGACCAACGACACCACCAGCATCGTCGGCACCTGCACCGCCGAACACTGCCGCTACAACGAAGCGCAACGCTGCACCGCCGGGCAGATCGAGGTCAGCATGGACGGCGCCCACGCCGCCTGCGCCACCTTCACACCCCGCACGGACGCCACCGACCAGCCCCAACCCGGCACGAACGCCTGA
- a CDS encoding ROK family protein — MTHPATPTAPHPTATTTTIGVDVGGTKIAVGVLRGDELIEKHVQSTPTTGWVSVLDTIAQQVRDLTCTHTDVAGIGVGVPGPISPDRKRVLFAPNIYGFTDVPITDGLHERLGLPIHLENDAKAAALAEATVGAARGSSSCVFITVSTGIGSGIVINGKVWRGANGIAGELGHIRVNPGGTVSGAGLDGSLEAVASGTAIARDASYALKRDVTTAEAFALAQRGDKIARRVVEQAMDYIGVTIADLGKLIDPDVFVIGGGVAMVGDYFFERVQTAADAYAFAPIHIRRALLGTDAGVIGAALAARE; from the coding sequence ATGACCCACCCAGCCACCCCCACCGCCCCCCACCCCACCGCCACCACCACCACCATCGGCGTCGACGTCGGCGGCACCAAAATCGCCGTCGGCGTCCTGCGCGGCGACGAACTCATCGAGAAGCACGTCCAATCCACCCCCACCACCGGCTGGGTCAGCGTCCTCGACACCATCGCCCAGCAAGTCCGCGACCTCACCTGCACCCACACCGACGTCGCCGGCATCGGCGTCGGCGTCCCCGGCCCCATCAGCCCCGACCGCAAACGCGTCCTGTTCGCCCCCAACATCTACGGCTTCACCGACGTGCCCATCACCGACGGCCTGCACGAGCGCCTCGGCCTGCCCATCCACCTCGAGAACGACGCCAAAGCCGCCGCCCTCGCCGAAGCCACCGTTGGCGCCGCCCGCGGCAGCAGCTCCTGCGTGTTCATCACCGTCAGCACCGGCATCGGCAGCGGCATCGTCATCAACGGCAAAGTCTGGCGCGGCGCGAACGGCATCGCCGGCGAACTCGGCCACATCCGCGTGAACCCCGGCGGCACCGTCAGCGGCGCCGGCCTCGACGGCAGCCTCGAAGCGGTCGCCAGCGGCACCGCCATCGCCCGCGACGCCAGCTACGCCCTCAAACGCGACGTCACCACCGCCGAAGCCTTCGCGCTCGCCCAACGCGGCGACAAAATCGCCCGCCGCGTCGTCGAACAGGCCATGGACTACATCGGCGTCACCATCGCCGACCTCGGCAAACTCATCGACCCCGACGTCTTCGTCATCGGCGGCGGCGTCGCCATGGTCGGCGACTACTTCTTCGAACGCGTCCAAACCGCCGCCGACGCCTACGCCTTCGCGCCCATCCACATCCGCCGCGCCCTGCTCGGCACCGACGCCGGCGTCATCGGCGCCGCCCTCGCCGCCCGCGAATAA
- a CDS encoding AAA family ATPase, whose product MTGQDITPEIDLSVLWRGLRRYLGWILTVSVLLALATFFWSRSQPSVYEASASLIAVNSQSQDGTLAAAVVKAPPLPEGAVAQALQSIQVIEPLIQAINGASGIPSEERARLTAALARELRQQNLGTVNLSTRLDPGGNGIYTVRAHARTAKAAQELANLGSDALLTWDRNRALEGLKRSRAGFQAQLAQVDQQLAANDLPAIERQTLLTRRANIQGNVTQIQLLQNSVAGVLSPLSSAVEPLAPVAPKPLRNAVLVGLLSLLLATGIVALLTTLDRTIRSEDDLLALNVPTLAVISRLRQRDIVFSGIVRAARQAGLYEAIGFLRVNLLTNLASKPHPVVMVTSTAPGEGKSSVTATLADGFASSGQRVLIIDADLRRGTQAAVWKKYDEGGRWHQLTGENGVRTTREALANPRNVQVIQVEDGVDMLPAGPGVHDSLGVFNQADITEALALWRKKYDIVLIDSAPLLALADGLVIGAHTDAVLMVTEYGRTNVQSVRAALRRAERAGLNILGFVINKSNAREGNSYGYAYNYSVNTRVKA is encoded by the coding sequence ATGACTGGACAAGACATTACGCCCGAAATCGACCTTTCGGTGCTGTGGCGTGGGCTAAGGCGTTACCTAGGCTGGATTCTGACTGTCTCCGTCCTTCTGGCACTGGCGACCTTCTTCTGGTCGCGTTCACAGCCTTCAGTGTATGAAGCCAGTGCCAGCTTGATTGCCGTGAACAGCCAGAGCCAGGATGGCACCCTGGCCGCCGCCGTGGTGAAGGCACCACCCCTCCCCGAAGGGGCGGTCGCTCAGGCTCTCCAGAGTATCCAGGTGATTGAGCCGCTCATTCAGGCCATCAACGGCGCCTCGGGCATTCCCAGCGAAGAACGTGCGCGGCTGACCGCTGCTCTCGCCCGTGAACTCCGGCAGCAGAACCTCGGGACGGTGAACCTCTCCACCCGGCTGGATCCAGGTGGCAACGGTATTTACACTGTGCGTGCACATGCCCGGACTGCTAAAGCTGCGCAGGAACTGGCGAACCTGGGCAGTGACGCGCTCCTCACTTGGGACCGAAACCGCGCCCTGGAAGGCCTGAAGCGGTCACGGGCAGGGTTCCAGGCTCAGCTGGCTCAGGTGGACCAGCAATTAGCTGCCAACGACCTGCCCGCCATTGAACGGCAAACGCTCCTGACGCGTCGAGCCAACATCCAGGGCAACGTAACGCAGATTCAGCTCTTGCAGAACTCGGTGGCGGGGGTTCTGAGCCCGTTGTCGTCGGCCGTGGAGCCCCTCGCTCCGGTTGCCCCCAAGCCACTGCGAAACGCTGTCCTGGTGGGTCTGTTGAGTCTGCTGCTCGCTACGGGGATCGTGGCGCTGCTGACGACCCTCGACCGGACGATCCGCAGCGAAGACGACCTCTTGGCGCTGAACGTTCCGACCCTTGCGGTAATTTCCCGACTACGTCAGCGTGACATTGTCTTCTCCGGCATTGTGCGGGCTGCACGTCAGGCTGGCCTGTATGAGGCCATCGGGTTCCTGCGCGTCAACCTCCTCACCAATCTGGCCAGTAAACCTCATCCCGTTGTCATGGTGACGAGCACTGCGCCCGGTGAGGGCAAAAGCAGCGTGACGGCCACTCTGGCGGACGGTTTTGCTTCCAGTGGTCAGCGCGTGTTGATCATTGACGCCGATTTGCGCCGCGGCACACAGGCGGCAGTCTGGAAAAAGTACGACGAGGGCGGGCGCTGGCATCAGTTGACGGGCGAGAACGGCGTCAGAACCACCCGTGAAGCCCTCGCCAACCCCCGGAATGTGCAAGTCATTCAGGTGGAGGACGGCGTCGATATGCTCCCGGCTGGACCAGGCGTTCATGACAGCCTGGGTGTATTCAACCAGGCTGACATCACCGAGGCGCTGGCGCTGTGGCGCAAGAAGTATGACATTGTCCTCATCGACAGCGCGCCGTTATTGGCCCTCGCCGACGGTCTGGTCATTGGCGCGCATACCGACGCGGTATTGATGGTAACGGAATACGGGCGGACGAACGTCCAGTCGGTGCGCGCTGCTCTGCGCCGCGCCGAACGTGCAGGCCTGAATATCCTGGGCTTCGTGATCAACAAATCCAACGCACGCGAAGGCAACAGCTATGGGTATGCGTACAACTACTCTGTAAACACCAGAGTCAAGGCCTGA
- a CDS encoding M16 family metallopeptidase: MTRTGLKFLTATLPNGLTVLGEPDVDAQTIAMGYFVKTGARDEDPRDLGASHFLEHMLFKGSAHVSAAELNARLDALGGNVNAFTSEEATVYHAAALPERAPDLLAALTELMTPAMRESDLEPERGVILEEIAMYADQPGVRVFEALRDAYWRTAAGEAHPLGHNVLGTNETVGRLNAETLRAHFQARYGTGRVTLVVVGKFDWNDLLAQTEALTRAWPRTSFERTLGGHAPRPGLLTLQDDTLNRAHFAVCTPGLAANDPAREAALVLADIVGGENGRLYWALVDSGLADSADLSHTEFEETGAFEGGWSCDPDRAAETLAIFRSVLADVREHGVTEAEVRRARKRLAVSTLLRGETPSNRLFALGMDHLYLGRAFTLAESVARCEAVTPADVQGVLNRDPFGTVFVAALGPAETVRQLQLPA, translated from the coding sequence ATGACCCGCACCGGCCTGAAGTTCCTCACCGCCACCCTCCCGAACGGCCTGACCGTGCTGGGCGAACCCGACGTGGACGCGCAGACGATCGCCATGGGGTACTTCGTGAAGACCGGCGCGCGCGACGAGGACCCCCGCGACCTCGGCGCGTCGCACTTCCTGGAGCACATGCTGTTCAAGGGCAGCGCGCACGTGAGCGCCGCCGAACTGAACGCCCGCCTGGACGCCCTGGGCGGCAACGTCAACGCGTTCACCAGCGAGGAGGCGACCGTGTACCACGCCGCCGCGCTGCCGGAACGCGCGCCAGACCTGCTCGCGGCCCTCACGGAACTGATGACGCCCGCCATGCGCGAAAGCGACCTGGAACCAGAACGGGGCGTGATTCTCGAGGAGATCGCCATGTACGCGGACCAGCCGGGCGTGCGCGTGTTCGAGGCGCTGCGCGACGCGTACTGGCGCACCGCAGCAGGCGAGGCGCACCCGCTCGGGCATAACGTGCTCGGCACGAACGAGACGGTAGGCCGCCTGAATGCAGAGACGCTGCGCGCGCACTTCCAGGCGCGCTACGGCACGGGCCGCGTGACCCTGGTGGTCGTCGGGAAGTTCGACTGGAACGACCTACTGGCGCAGACCGAAGCCCTCACGCGCGCGTGGCCGCGCACGTCGTTCGAGCGGACGCTCGGCGGCCACGCGCCCCGCCCAGGCCTGCTGACCCTGCAGGACGACACCCTGAACCGCGCGCACTTCGCGGTGTGCACGCCCGGCCTCGCCGCGAACGACCCAGCGCGCGAGGCGGCGCTGGTGCTGGCGGACATCGTCGGCGGCGAGAACGGCCGCCTGTACTGGGCACTCGTGGACAGTGGCCTCGCGGACAGCGCGGACCTGTCGCACACGGAGTTCGAGGAGACGGGCGCGTTCGAGGGTGGCTGGTCGTGCGACCCGGACCGCGCCGCTGAAACGCTCGCGATCTTCCGGTCGGTGCTCGCGGACGTCCGCGAGCACGGCGTCACGGAAGCAGAGGTGCGCCGCGCCCGCAAGCGTCTCGCCGTGAGCACCCTGCTGCGCGGGGAAACACCGTCGAACCGGTTGTTCGCGCTCGGCATGGACCACCTGTACCTGGGGCGGGCGTTCACGCTGGCGGAAAGCGTCGCGCGGTGCGAAGCGGTCACGCCCGCGGACGTGCAGGGCGTCCTGAACCGCGACCCGTTCGGCACGGTGTTCGTGGCGGCGCTCGGGCCGGCAGAGACCGTCCGTCAGTTGCAGCTGCCCGCCTGA
- a CDS encoding acyl-CoA thioesterase: MDWNRAQHVDIQQRYSDADQLGHLNNAVYVTYLETARVQVIARAQARGVHAPTVVAHLELDYRREIKLGQRVTVQLLTTRLGRTSWTYHYRVLADDVVCAEANTVQVHVDLATMRAQPLPDALRAFLLEHADPAAEPAHAGR; encoded by the coding sequence ATGGACTGGAACCGCGCACAACACGTCGACATCCAACAGCGGTACAGTGACGCCGACCAGCTCGGCCACCTCAACAACGCCGTCTACGTCACGTACCTCGAAACGGCCCGCGTGCAGGTCATCGCCCGCGCCCAGGCGCGCGGCGTCCACGCTCCCACCGTCGTCGCGCACCTCGAACTCGACTACCGCCGCGAAATCAAACTCGGCCAGCGCGTCACCGTCCAGCTCCTCACCACCCGCCTCGGCCGCACCAGCTGGACGTACCACTACCGCGTCCTCGCCGACGACGTCGTCTGCGCCGAAGCCAACACCGTCCAGGTCCACGTGGACCTCGCCACCATGCGCGCCCAACCCCTCCCCGACGCCCTGCGCGCCTTCCTGCTCGAACACGCCGACCCCGCTGCGGAGCCTGCCCATGCCGGACGCTGA
- a CDS encoding GTP-binding protein, whose amino-acid sequence MSTINFAAREINCKIVYYGPGMSGKTTNLKHVFTKIPGHLRGEMVSLATEDERTLFFDFLPLDLGSVQGFKTRFHLYTVPGQVFYNASRKLILRGVDGIVFVADSAPNRLRANAESMRNLRENLIEHGIDVREVPMILQVNKRDLPDALPIEMIRAVVDPKQELMMFEAVADQGKGVFEALKAVSKMVLDRLSQPK is encoded by the coding sequence GTGAGCACCATCAACTTCGCGGCCCGCGAAATCAACTGCAAGATCGTCTACTACGGTCCCGGCATGTCCGGCAAGACCACCAACCTCAAACACGTCTTCACGAAGATCCCCGGGCACCTGCGCGGCGAAATGGTCAGCCTGGCCACCGAAGACGAGCGCACGCTGTTCTTCGACTTCCTGCCACTGGACCTCGGCAGCGTCCAGGGCTTCAAGACGCGCTTCCACCTGTACACCGTGCCCGGCCAGGTGTTCTACAACGCCAGCCGCAAGCTGATCCTGCGTGGCGTGGACGGCATCGTGTTCGTGGCGGACAGCGCCCCGAACCGCCTGCGTGCCAACGCGGAAAGCATGCGCAACCTGCGCGAGAACCTCATCGAGCACGGCATCGACGTGCGCGAAGTGCCGATGATCCTGCAGGTCAACAAACGCGACCTGCCCGACGCCCTGCCCATCGAGATGATCCGCGCCGTCGTCGACCCCAAACAGGAACTGATGATGTTCGAAGCGGTCGCCGACCAGGGCAAAGGCGTGTTCGAGGCGCTGAAAGCCGTCAGCAAGATGGTGCTCGACCGCCTCTCGCAGCCCAAGTAA
- a CDS encoding peroxiredoxin family protein — MTLWPSIDTFVHGTPVPSPEQVNRPMLVMFFNLECAGCVSRGIPFMKRLHAEFGEAVQMLVIHTAHGHRQLPRQDVEPTLVRFAQSFAKLPFPVALDLDGEIAQAWRTEGTPHWLVFGAGGELLRSLYGSQENAQTRLEYLLAELATSS; from the coding sequence ATGACCCTCTGGCCCTCTATCGATACCTTCGTGCACGGCACGCCTGTGCCCTCGCCTGAGCAGGTGAATCGGCCCATGCTCGTCATGTTTTTCAACCTGGAGTGTGCGGGCTGCGTGTCGAGGGGCATCCCCTTCATGAAGCGCCTGCACGCGGAGTTCGGGGAGGCCGTACAGATGCTCGTGATTCACACGGCCCATGGGCACCGCCAGTTGCCCCGCCAGGACGTCGAGCCGACCCTGGTGCGTTTCGCGCAGTCTTTTGCCAAGCTCCCCTTTCCCGTGGCCCTGGACCTTGATGGCGAGATCGCGCAGGCGTGGAGGACCGAGGGCACGCCGCACTGGCTAGTCTTTGGTGCGGGCGGCGAGCTGCTGCGGAGCCTGTACGGCAGTCAGGAGAATGCCCAGACACGCCTGGAGTACCTTTTAGCAGAGCTGGCTACGTCTTCTTGA
- a CDS encoding phosphodiester glycosidase family protein, which produces MKRRAALFLALAMSVAHARPVAIAGEVLHPIIETKTLPSGREGLPVWFLARLGVSVHNAPDDLQLTFGPRTLQYTPAGWRGTRAATTGLSAPELFGGSLHVPLDVLRALGVPVLADAPDVLDLAATVPGMPTPTTTPAPTRPVTSTPTPTPSAPTPPPAAGAQLASVRSSRTLNRNLETQRVVLEFSGTTPYQVTRDKTGLTVTLPGTTGQPATQKLESGDTLGVALTATGLSVRLETRGGTSELFTLQDPFRVVVDTVTNINPNVPPPPDYTHLPDGVTRRQVGALHLLSFDPARFVPRVVTAPLGTASPLADHIRRVGGVAGVNGGYFDPASNLPVDLVAQGGLMLAPSLERRGTIGFDALGNVRFGVPRPRYVLTGAFGTLTVNTVSAKGNPALLTAFVGDGRTGVGGPGLTTLTLDGTRVLDAYNTPFVPAAGTLTVTYNADKYPQLPRTPGAALGAALTWQAPAWTGTREALSAGPVLVAGGRVALNPQAEGFNTNASIWRATRQVAFAVYGGQPTIAYLESGTPDAFARALAAAGVTDAVRLDSGSSATVFVAGGYLNTVWSRPVPNAIVLVPRQNASAP; this is translated from the coding sequence GTGAAGCGCCGCGCCGCCCTCTTCCTCGCGCTCGCCATGAGCGTCGCGCATGCCCGCCCCGTCGCCATCGCGGGCGAAGTGCTGCACCCCATCATCGAAACCAAGACCCTGCCGTCCGGCCGTGAAGGCCTGCCGGTGTGGTTCCTCGCCCGCCTCGGCGTGAGCGTCCACAACGCCCCCGACGACCTGCAGCTCACCTTCGGCCCCCGCACGCTCCAGTACACCCCCGCCGGCTGGCGCGGCACCCGCGCCGCCACAACCGGCCTGAGCGCCCCGGAACTGTTCGGCGGCAGCCTGCACGTCCCCCTCGACGTCCTGCGCGCCCTCGGCGTGCCCGTCCTCGCCGACGCGCCCGACGTCCTCGACCTGGCCGCCACCGTACCCGGCATGCCCACCCCCACGACCACCCCGGCGCCCACGCGGCCCGTCACGAGCACGCCCACACCCACACCAAGCGCGCCCACCCCACCCCCCGCCGCAGGCGCGCAGCTCGCCAGCGTCCGCTCCAGCCGCACCCTGAACCGCAACCTCGAAACGCAACGCGTCGTGCTCGAGTTCAGCGGCACCACCCCCTACCAGGTGACGCGCGACAAGACGGGCCTGACCGTCACCCTGCCCGGCACGACCGGCCAGCCCGCCACGCAGAAACTCGAATCCGGCGACACCCTCGGCGTGGCCCTCACCGCGACCGGGCTGAGCGTCCGCCTCGAAACGCGCGGCGGCACCAGTGAACTGTTCACGCTTCAGGACCCCTTCCGCGTGGTCGTGGACACCGTCACGAACATCAACCCGAACGTCCCCCCACCCCCCGACTACACGCACCTTCCCGACGGCGTCACCCGCCGCCAGGTCGGCGCCCTGCACCTCCTCAGCTTCGACCCCGCCCGGTTCGTGCCGCGCGTCGTCACCGCGCCGCTCGGCACCGCCAGCCCCCTCGCGGACCACATCCGCCGCGTCGGCGGCGTCGCCGGCGTGAACGGGGGGTACTTCGACCCGGCCAGCAACCTCCCCGTGGACCTCGTCGCGCAGGGCGGCCTGATGCTCGCCCCCAGTCTGGAACGGCGCGGCACCATCGGCTTCGACGCGCTCGGCAACGTCCGCTTCGGCGTGCCTCGCCCCCGCTACGTCCTCACCGGCGCGTTCGGTACCCTCACCGTGAACACCGTCAGCGCCAAAGGCAACCCGGCGCTGCTGACCGCGTTCGTCGGCGATGGCCGCACCGGCGTCGGCGGGCCGGGCCTCACCACCCTGACCCTCGACGGCACGCGCGTCCTCGACGCGTACAACACGCCGTTCGTGCCCGCCGCGGGCACCCTCACCGTCACGTACAACGCGGACAAGTACCCGCAGCTGCCGCGCACGCCCGGCGCGGCGCTCGGCGCCGCCCTCACCTGGCAGGCACCCGCCTGGACGGGCACGCGGGAGGCGCTCAGCGCCGGCCCGGTCCTCGTGGCCGGCGGACGCGTGGCCCTGAACCCCCAGGCAGAAGGGTTCAACACGAATGCCAGCATCTGGCGCGCGACGCGGCAGGTGGCGTTCGCGGTGTATGGCGGGCAACCCACCATTGCGTACCTGGAGAGCGGCACGCCCGACGCCTTCGCGCGCGCACTCGCGGCCGCGGGGGTCACCGACGCGGTCCGGCTCGACAGCGGCAGCAGCGCCACAGTGTTTGTCGCCGGCGGCTACCTGAACACCGTGTGGAGCCGACCCGTGCCGAACGCCATCGTCCTCGTGCCCCGCCAGAACGCCAGCGCCCCCTGA
- a CDS encoding M16 family metallopeptidase has protein sequence MPDPHLFALPCGLTLVFEARSGPGFALELRVPVGAAHDQHGREGAAGVLEEWLFKGADGLDARGLADAFDDLGVRRGGGVTAEATRFTLSGLAGDLGEALTLLARVLRAPHLHDDEFDVLVDLAQQDLEGLQDSPADRLALAMRAATFGNGYGHPVSGTPEGLSALTPDDVRDVYARFGAHGAVLALVAPLAPEEARALTQRIFGDWAPGSGARVPVEVREGVRAHIPDDSEQTHMTVCARGIAPRDPDWLAWHLALTVLSGGSASRLFHEVREERGLAYSVSAGAQIIGDAAVLGAYAGTTPDRAQETLDVLRAALAGLRGGVTPEEYMRAREALVSSTVFSSESLRSRAANLARDWWLFGETRTPQQLRAQVEAVTLPQVNAFLDRYDLGPLGVLTLGQEALV, from the coding sequence ATGCCCGATCCGCACCTGTTTGCCCTGCCCTGCGGCCTCACGCTCGTGTTCGAGGCGCGGTCCGGGCCGGGATTCGCGCTGGAATTGCGCGTGCCGGTCGGCGCGGCCCACGACCAGCACGGCCGCGAAGGCGCGGCGGGCGTGCTGGAAGAATGGCTGTTCAAGGGGGCGGACGGCCTGGACGCGCGCGGCCTCGCGGACGCCTTCGACGACCTGGGCGTGCGGCGCGGCGGGGGCGTGACCGCCGAGGCGACGCGTTTCACGCTCAGCGGCCTTGCCGGGGACCTCGGCGAGGCGCTCACGCTGCTCGCGCGCGTGCTGCGCGCACCGCACCTGCACGACGACGAGTTCGACGTGCTCGTGGACCTCGCGCAGCAGGACCTGGAAGGCTTGCAGGACAGCCCGGCGGACCGGCTCGCGCTCGCCATGCGCGCCGCGACGTTCGGCAACGGGTACGGGCACCCGGTGAGCGGCACGCCCGAAGGCCTGAGCGCCCTCACGCCCGACGACGTGCGCGACGTGTACGCCCGGTTCGGCGCGCACGGGGCGGTGCTGGCGCTCGTGGCGCCCCTCGCGCCCGAGGAGGCGCGCGCGCTCACACAGCGCATCTTTGGCGACTGGGCGCCCGGCAGCGGCGCGCGCGTACCCGTGGAGGTCCGTGAGGGCGTCCGCGCGCACATCCCCGACGACAGCGAACAGACGCACATGACCGTGTGCGCGCGCGGCATCGCGCCGCGCGACCCGGACTGGCTCGCGTGGCACCTCGCGCTGACGGTCCTGTCCGGCGGGAGCGCTAGTCGCCTGTTTCACGAGGTCCGCGAGGAACGCGGCCTCGCGTACAGCGTCTCGGCCGGCGCGCAGATCATCGGGGACGCCGCGGTGCTCGGCGCGTACGCGGGCACCACCCCGGACCGCGCGCAGGAGACCCTCGACGTGCTGCGCGCCGCGCTGGCCGGCCTGCGCGGCGGCGTCACGCCCGAGGAGTACATGCGCGCCCGCGAAGCGCTCGTGAGCAGCACCGTGTTCAGCTCCGAAAGCCTGCGCTCACGCGCCGCGAACCTCGCGCGCGACTGGTGGCTGTTCGGCGAGACGCGCACCCCGCAGCAGCTGCGCGCCCAAGTGGAAGCCGTAACGCTCCCGCAGGTGAACGCCTTCCTGGACCGCTACGACCTGGGGCCGCTCGGCGTGCTGACGCTCGGCCAGGAGGCCCTCGTATGA
- a CDS encoding YdcF family protein, translating into MMWKAWVECAVIGVSFAVLLALVPGEHVTALRLALVIGLCTVCAAHGVARAVLRGAFVVQAVLWVAVLFTPVVPRLVAVLTLREVPVQADAIVVLAAGVHCGPGVLGSSSLDRLLRGVALWRAGFAPVLTVSNPSFAFGPASCPRVGDVERAWLREMFGEAGPRVLTLAEVTTTQDEAARAAALARARGWRTVLLVTSPSHSARAALLFRAAMRRAGLGTRVVSVPSAESAFDVEGRTVHDRVLGLRVVLYEALSRVKARVSGG; encoded by the coding sequence ATGATGTGGAAAGCGTGGGTGGAGTGCGCAGTCATCGGCGTGTCGTTCGCGGTGCTGCTGGCGTTGGTGCCGGGAGAGCATGTGACGGCGCTGCGACTGGCGCTGGTGATCGGGCTGTGCACGGTGTGCGCGGCGCATGGTGTGGCGCGCGCGGTGTTACGTGGGGCGTTCGTGGTGCAGGCGGTGTTGTGGGTGGCGGTGTTGTTCACGCCGGTGGTGCCGCGGTTGGTGGCGGTATTGACGTTGCGTGAGGTGCCGGTGCAGGCGGACGCGATTGTGGTGTTGGCGGCGGGGGTGCATTGTGGGCCGGGGGTGTTGGGGTCGAGCAGTCTGGACCGGTTGTTGCGGGGGGTGGCGTTGTGGCGTGCGGGGTTCGCGCCGGTGTTGACGGTGAGCAATCCGTCGTTTGCGTTCGGGCCGGCGTCGTGCCCGCGGGTGGGGGATGTGGAGCGCGCGTGGTTGAGGGAGATGTTCGGTGAGGCGGGGCCGCGGGTGCTGACGCTGGCGGAGGTGACGACGACGCAGGATGAGGCGGCGCGGGCGGCGGCGTTGGCGCGGGCGCGGGGGTGGAGGACGGTGCTGCTGGTGACGAGTCCGTCGCATAGTGCGCGGGCGGCGTTGTTGTTTCGGGCGGCGATGCGGCGCGCGGGGTTGGGGACGCGGGTGGTGAGCGTACCGAGTGCGGAGAGCGCGTTTGATGTGGAGGGCCGCACGGTGCATGACCGAGTGTTAGGGTTGCGGGTGGTGCTGTATGAGGCGCTCTCGCGCGTGAAGGCGCGCGTTTCGGGGGGGTGA